In Opitutus sp. ER46, the following are encoded in one genomic region:
- a CDS encoding sulfite exporter TauE/SafE family protein, producing MELASVNSPSAAFVAGLVTSLHCLGMCGPLACSLATRQGPAGTGAVGDAQTINTVYHGTRLVGYTALGAIGGALGQAPLTWFSQSSLRWLPWVLVLFFVALAFRWDRFLPRLPALGRLIWSLQAWARQRSPVSAAAALGIATPLLPCGPLYFVVTLALLSGSAVRGASFLLAFGLGTVPLLWLAQTQVHWIRRKLSPVWLERLRMVLALAAALMIAWRLRATLGLAGPDPATFCCH from the coding sequence ATGGAACTTGCGTCAGTCAATTCCCCTTCGGCTGCCTTTGTGGCCGGACTGGTGACGAGCCTGCACTGTCTCGGCATGTGCGGTCCGCTCGCGTGCTCGCTCGCCACGCGGCAGGGTCCAGCGGGAACGGGCGCCGTCGGCGATGCCCAGACGATCAACACCGTATATCACGGCACCCGCCTGGTGGGTTATACTGCGCTCGGCGCGATTGGCGGTGCGCTGGGCCAGGCGCCGCTGACCTGGTTTTCCCAGTCCAGCTTGAGGTGGCTGCCGTGGGTCCTGGTCCTCTTCTTTGTGGCCCTCGCGTTTCGTTGGGATCGCTTTCTGCCGCGGCTACCCGCGCTCGGCCGGCTCATCTGGTCGCTCCAGGCGTGGGCGCGCCAACGGTCGCCCGTGAGTGCGGCGGCGGCGCTCGGGATCGCGACGCCACTGCTCCCCTGCGGACCGCTGTACTTCGTGGTCACGTTGGCGCTCCTGTCCGGTTCTGCGGTGCGGGGCGCCTCGTTCCTGCTCGCGTTCGGGCTGGGCACCGTCCCGCTGCTGTGGCTCGCGCAAACCCAGGTGCACTGGATCCGGCGGAAGCTTTCGCCCGTCTGGCTGGAACGCCTGCGCATGGTGCTCGCGCTGGCGGCGGCGCTGATGATCGCGTGGCGCCTGCGGGCCACGCTGGGGCTCGCGGGACCGGATCCCGCGACGTTCTGCTGTCACTGA
- a CDS encoding heavy metal translocating P-type ATPase metal-binding domain-containing protein, giving the protein MPAISPDPVDRAAAAEKSPRPVCRHCGATLIDARMVESGFCCAGCRYVFRLVQEQGLGTYYEIKDDVTAPADAAVFQPRDYTWLEAAQREAEASPRIPELVVNVQGLSCAACVWLIERVFQQQPGGRDILVNAPYGTMRLRWVRGVFSAAEFARRLQTFGYVVGPMTGGGDDSELRGLVRRIGLCAAFAMNVMLYALPAYFGMEPSYEWAGLFSVLAFAFGTLSFLVGGTYFLGRAWHALRARAMHIDLPIALGVLGAYAGSVYGWFAGAERFVYFDFVATFILLMLVGRWAQTAAVERNRRRLLNQQPTLPPVRLATGETVPPAALEAGREIVLLSGQALPVESRLESAAALFSLSSINGESEAREFRRGQRVPAGAISVARGELRLTTLQGWSESLLAELLRPAERPGERADLLERIVQGYIIGILLVATLAGVGWWLATQDALRTGAVVTAVLVVSCPCAIGLAFPLADEIATVALRRRGVFVRESDLWLKLARVRRVVFDKTGTLTLETPTLLNPESVRSLEPGARSALLALVWDNAHPVSECLREELLATGAVEPLAGELRETIGAGVEIEGWSLGRPGWRAPAGVDAAAQEGAVDTVLARDGTRVASFHFADRPRADAVREIEALQARGLPVYMLSGDREEKVQALARELGLPAAQAVGSASPREKAAWVAANGAAEMLLLGDGANDSLAFDAALCRGTPVIHRGVLEQKADFYYLGRGIAGIRALFEVDAVRRRTHRVILVFSVAYNALAVGLAVAGQMNPLLAAALMPLNSLLTLALVTGGMRPTLRRG; this is encoded by the coding sequence ATGCCCGCCATTTCGCCCGACCCAGTTGATCGCGCCGCCGCCGCGGAAAAATCGCCGCGGCCGGTCTGCCGGCATTGCGGCGCGACCCTGATCGATGCGCGCATGGTGGAGTCGGGCTTCTGCTGCGCCGGCTGCCGGTACGTCTTTCGCCTCGTGCAGGAGCAGGGGCTCGGGACGTATTATGAGATCAAGGACGACGTGACGGCCCCGGCGGACGCCGCCGTGTTTCAGCCGCGCGACTACACGTGGCTGGAAGCGGCCCAACGCGAGGCGGAGGCGTCGCCGCGCATCCCGGAGCTGGTGGTGAACGTGCAGGGCCTTTCGTGCGCCGCCTGCGTGTGGCTGATCGAGCGCGTCTTTCAGCAGCAGCCCGGAGGCCGGGACATCCTGGTGAATGCGCCCTACGGCACGATGCGGCTGCGGTGGGTGCGCGGCGTATTCTCGGCGGCGGAGTTCGCGCGCCGGCTGCAGACGTTCGGCTATGTGGTCGGGCCGATGACGGGGGGCGGCGACGATTCCGAACTGCGCGGGCTCGTGCGGCGGATCGGTCTGTGCGCGGCGTTCGCCATGAACGTCATGCTTTACGCGCTGCCGGCGTACTTCGGGATGGAACCGTCGTACGAATGGGCCGGGCTTTTCTCGGTGCTGGCGTTCGCTTTCGGCACGCTGAGTTTCCTGGTGGGCGGAACCTACTTTCTGGGGCGGGCGTGGCACGCGTTGCGGGCGCGGGCGATGCACATCGACCTGCCGATCGCGCTGGGCGTCCTCGGGGCGTACGCCGGATCGGTGTACGGCTGGTTCGCTGGCGCCGAACGGTTCGTGTACTTCGACTTCGTCGCGACCTTCATCCTGCTGATGCTCGTGGGGCGGTGGGCGCAGACGGCGGCGGTGGAGCGTAACCGTCGGCGGCTGCTGAACCAGCAGCCCACGCTCCCGCCGGTCCGGCTGGCGACCGGCGAGACCGTGCCGCCCGCCGCGCTGGAGGCGGGGCGGGAGATCGTGTTGCTTTCGGGACAAGCGTTGCCCGTCGAGTCACGGCTCGAAAGCGCGGCCGCCCTGTTTTCGCTCAGCTCCATCAACGGCGAATCGGAGGCGCGTGAGTTTCGCCGCGGCCAGCGTGTTCCCGCCGGGGCGATCTCCGTGGCGCGAGGAGAGTTGCGGCTGACGACGCTCCAGGGCTGGAGCGAGTCCCTGCTGGCGGAGCTTTTGCGGCCGGCGGAGCGTCCCGGGGAACGGGCTGATTTGCTGGAGCGCATCGTGCAAGGCTACATCATCGGTATCCTGTTGGTCGCGACGCTGGCGGGCGTGGGGTGGTGGCTGGCAACCCAGGATGCGCTCCGGACGGGGGCGGTGGTCACGGCGGTGCTGGTGGTCTCGTGCCCTTGCGCGATCGGGCTGGCCTTCCCGCTGGCCGACGAGATCGCGACGGTGGCCCTGCGCCGGCGCGGCGTGTTTGTGCGCGAGAGTGATCTTTGGCTGAAGCTGGCGCGCGTGCGGCGGGTCGTTTTCGACAAGACAGGTACGCTGACGCTGGAGACGCCCACGCTGCTGAATCCGGAGAGCGTGCGGAGCCTGGAGCCCGGGGCCCGCTCGGCGTTGCTCGCGCTGGTGTGGGACAACGCGCATCCCGTCAGCGAGTGCCTGCGTGAGGAGCTGCTGGCCACGGGGGCGGTTGAGCCGCTCGCGGGTGAGTTGCGCGAGACGATCGGGGCGGGCGTGGAAATCGAAGGCTGGTCATTGGGTCGGCCGGGGTGGCGGGCCCCCGCCGGAGTGGACGCGGCGGCGCAGGAAGGTGCGGTCGACACGGTGCTGGCCCGCGACGGCACGCGGGTGGCGAGCTTCCACTTTGCGGACCGGCCGCGCGCGGACGCGGTGCGTGAGATCGAGGCGCTGCAGGCGCGCGGGTTGCCGGTCTACATGCTCAGCGGCGACCGCGAGGAGAAGGTGCAGGCGCTGGCGCGCGAGCTTGGGCTGCCCGCGGCACAGGCGGTGGGGTCGGCATCACCGCGCGAGAAGGCGGCGTGGGTCGCGGCGAACGGCGCGGCCGAAATGCTGCTGCTGGGCGATGGCGCCAATGACAGTCTCGCGTTCGATGCCGCGCTGTGTCGCGGCACGCCGGTGATCCACCGCGGGGTCCTCGAGCAGAAGGCTGATTTCTACTATCTCGGCCGAGGCATCGCCGGCATTCGCGCCTTGTTTGAGGTCGATGCGGTGCGCCGGCGCACCCATCGCGTCATTCTCGTGTTCTCGGTGGCGTATAACGCGCTGGCCGTGGGCCTGGCCGTCGCCGGGCAGATGAATCCGCTGCTGGCGGCGGCGCTGATGCCGCTGAACTCGCTGCTCACGTTGGCCTTGGTTACGGGCGGCATGCGGCCGACGCTGCGGCGCGGCTGA
- a CDS encoding universal stress protein, with amino-acid sequence MKTILAPVDFSGATDVVVAEAARLAQAMKGRVVLLSVIQPPVITSEYAPLIEDVAEVTAAGEKSAARNLARLEESLQQQGVPAEGIQLNGAPVQHILEQAKKLSADYIVMGSHGHTALYDLLVGSTTHGILFRAPCPVVIMPSPRQKREATN; translated from the coding sequence TTGAAAACGATCCTTGCCCCAGTCGATTTCTCAGGCGCTACCGATGTGGTGGTTGCCGAAGCGGCCCGGCTGGCCCAAGCGATGAAAGGTCGAGTTGTTCTTTTGTCGGTCATCCAGCCGCCGGTGATCACCAGTGAGTATGCCCCCTTGATCGAAGATGTGGCTGAGGTCACCGCCGCCGGTGAAAAGTCCGCGGCTCGAAACCTCGCCCGCCTCGAAGAATCCCTGCAGCAGCAGGGCGTTCCCGCAGAGGGGATCCAACTCAACGGCGCGCCCGTCCAACACATCCTCGAGCAGGCGAAAAAACTTTCGGCCGACTATATCGTGATGGGCTCGCATGGTCACACCGCTCTCTACGACCTCCTCGTTGGCAGCACCACGCACGGCATTCTGTTCCGCGCGCCCTGCCCCGTCGTAATCATGCCGTCACCGCGGCAAAAACGCGAAGCGACCAACTAA
- the nadD gene encoding nicotinate-nucleotide adenylyltransferase: MKIGFLGGSFDPVHFGHLLAAQDAFEQHHLDRLVFVPAAQAPLKPNDVQSTAADRLAMLRASIEWDKRFEISDLELRRGGVSYTIDSARYFRAQYPQDQLYWIVGGDQLPRLHLWKDIQELVRLVDFIFLERPGYPVKAQPDIPGLKLHRCDGHLLGVSSTELRDRTRRGLSLDYFVPHKAIIYIEEKTLYRDAT, from the coding sequence GTGAAAATTGGATTCCTTGGCGGGAGCTTCGATCCCGTGCATTTCGGGCACTTGCTCGCCGCGCAGGACGCCTTCGAGCAGCATCATCTTGATCGCCTGGTCTTCGTGCCGGCCGCGCAGGCGCCGCTGAAGCCGAATGACGTGCAATCGACGGCCGCGGACCGCCTGGCGATGCTGCGGGCGTCAATTGAGTGGGACAAACGCTTCGAGATCTCCGACCTGGAGCTGCGGCGGGGCGGGGTGAGCTACACGATCGATTCAGCGCGGTACTTTCGCGCGCAGTATCCCCAAGACCAGCTGTACTGGATCGTCGGCGGCGACCAGTTGCCGCGTCTCCACCTTTGGAAGGACATCCAGGAGCTGGTGCGCCTCGTCGATTTCATCTTCCTCGAGCGGCCTGGCTACCCCGTGAAGGCGCAGCCTGACATCCCGGGCCTGAAACTGCACCGTTGCGACGGGCACTTGCTCGGCGTCAGCTCCACGGAGTTGCGGGATCGGACTCGCCGCGGCCTGTCGCTCGACTATTTTGTGCCCCACAAGGCCATTATCTACATCGAGGAAAAGACACTTTATCGCGACGCAACATGA
- the rsfS gene encoding ribosome silencing factor produces MTKLTKTAGLELVKLCIRALDDKKAENLKVFDVSAQSSITDYLLLATATSEPHLRALRIEIEKALDATGSRIVGIEMAQESGWVVIDAFDVMIHLFLAQVREHYSLERLWSDATELSLPRLLAKPEPRKATKRATAAGKPAAGKARKPVSRRKPRG; encoded by the coding sequence ATGACTAAATTGACGAAGACGGCGGGACTCGAGTTGGTGAAACTCTGTATCCGGGCGCTGGACGACAAAAAGGCGGAGAACCTCAAGGTTTTCGACGTTAGTGCCCAGTCGTCGATCACCGACTACCTGTTGCTCGCGACCGCGACCTCCGAGCCCCACTTGCGCGCGCTCCGCATCGAAATCGAAAAGGCCCTGGATGCGACGGGTTCCCGGATCGTGGGCATCGAGATGGCGCAGGAAAGCGGCTGGGTCGTCATCGATGCCTTCGACGTGATGATCCACCTGTTCCTCGCGCAGGTACGCGAGCATTACAGCCTGGAGCGGCTTTGGAGCGATGCGACGGAGCTCTCCCTGCCGCGCTTGCTCGCCAAGCCGGAGCCACGCAAGGCGACGAAACGGGCGACGGCCGCGGGCAAACCTGCGGCCGGCAAAGCCCGGAAGCCGGTGTCGCGGCGGAAACCGCGCGGCTGA
- a CDS encoding prepilin-type N-terminal cleavage/methylation domain-containing protein, which yields MKKSNQGFTLVEIMIVVVIIGLLAAMAIPAFQKVRASSQDKAVLNNLRQLSSAADQYFLEKGATQVATNVLVGTDTTQYIKAIQTVAAETYSSPIVQGAGLTASGVAASRTVTYSN from the coding sequence ATGAAGAAATCCAACCAAGGCTTCACGCTCGTCGAAATCATGATCGTGGTCGTCATCATCGGCCTGCTGGCGGCGATGGCCATTCCGGCGTTCCAGAAGGTGCGTGCGAGCTCGCAGGACAAGGCGGTCTTGAACAACCTCCGTCAGCTGAGCTCGGCGGCCGACCAGTACTTCCTGGAAAAGGGCGCCACCCAGGTGGCGACCAACGTGCTCGTGGGCACTGACACCACCCAGTACATCAAGGCCATCCAGACGGTCGCCGCGGAGACCTATTCCTCCCCGATCGTGCAGGGCGCGGGCCTCACGGCCAGTGGCGTTGCCGCCTCGCGTACCGTCACGTATTCGAACTGA
- a CDS encoding prepilin-type N-terminal cleavage/methylation domain-containing protein produces MNRNNKGFTLVEIMIVVVIIGLLAAMAIPAFQKVRASSQDKAVLNNLRQLSSAADQYFLEKGATQVATDVLVGTDTTQYIKAIQTVAAETYSSPIVQGAGLTASGVAASRTVTYSN; encoded by the coding sequence ATGAATAGAAATAACAAAGGCTTCACCCTCGTCGAAATCATGATCGTGGTCGTCATCATCGGCCTGTTGGCGGCGATGGCCATTCCGGCGTTCCAGAAGGTGCGTGCGAGTTCGCAGGACAAGGCGGTCCTGAACAACCTTCGTCAGCTGAGCTCGGCGGCCGACCAGTATTTCCTGGAGAAGGGCGCCACCCAGGTCGCGACCGACGTCCTCGTCGGCACCGACACCACCCAGTACATCAAGGCCATCCAGACGGTCGCCGCGGAGACCTATTCCTCCCCGATCGTGCAGGGCGCGGGCCTCACGGCCAGTGGCGTTGCCGCCTCGCGTACCGTCACGTACTCGAACTGA
- a CDS encoding prepilin-type N-terminal cleavage/methylation domain-containing protein, producing the protein MPQPHMHRKGFTLVEIMIVVVIIGLLAAMAIPAFQKVRASSQGKAVLNNLRQLSSAADQYFLEHGVTHVETNVLVGSNSTQYIRNLETVAGETYATPILQGGGLTASGVANSRTVTFAN; encoded by the coding sequence ATGCCGCAACCTCATATGCATCGGAAAGGCTTCACCCTGGTGGAAATCATGATCGTGGTCGTCATCATCGGCCTTCTCGCCGCGATGGCGATTCCCGCGTTCCAGAAGGTTCGCGCCAGTTCCCAGGGCAAAGCCGTTTTGAATAATCTGCGTCAGCTCAGTTCGGCCGCCGACCAGTACTTCCTGGAACACGGCGTGACTCATGTTGAAACCAACGTGCTCGTGGGCAGCAACAGCACCCAGTATATCCGCAACCTTGAGACGGTCGCGGGCGAAACCTACGCCACTCCCATTCTCCAGGGCGGCGGCCTCACGGCCTCCGGCGTGGCCAACTCCCGCACCGTCACGTTCGCCAACTGA